Within the Sulfurospirillum barnesii SES-3 genome, the region TGGTAAAAGGGAGTGTACGAGAACCCTCTTTGGGAACATCGTGTGGGTAATAAGAGGCTTCTATCTCCTCTTCCCCCTCGTAATTTTCAATGGTGACTTTAAGCGGGTCTAACACACACATCACACGAGGCACTTTTTGGTTTAAATCATCTCGGATGCAAAATTCCAGTTGTGCGACATCGACCATCGAGTTGGCTTTGGCGATGCCAATTTGATCACAAAAGTTGATGATAGACTCAGGCGTGTAGCCTCTGCGTTTGTAGCCAGCAATCGTTGGAAGTCGTGGGTCATCCCAACCGTTTACGTAATTGTCCTTAACAAGTTCTAGCAGTTTGCGCTTGCTCATCACCGTGTAGTTGATGCCAAGGCGTGCAAATTCGTGTTGATACGGACGAGGAGGAGTGAGCTCCAGTGCATCTAAAACCCAGTCGTAAATATCACGGTTATTTTCAAATTCAAGCGTACAGATGGAGTGGGTAATGCCCTCAATGTAGTCGGACAAACAGTGCGCAAAGTCGTACATTGGGTAGATGCACCATGTATCGCCCGTTCTAAAATGGTGGGCATGGCGAATGCGGTACAAAAGTGGGTCACGCATCTTCATATTTGCCGCACTCATATCAATTTTAGCACGTAAGACATGCTCACCGTCTTTAAATTCGCCTTGTCTCATGCGCTCCAAAAGCTCTAGGTTCTCTTCAATGCTGCGACTCGCATAAACGCTTCTACGTCCCGCTTCTGTGACACTGCCTCTGTACTCACGTATCTCTTCTTCGTTTAGGCTATCGACGTAAGCTTTGCCCATTTTAACCAGTTGTACGGCGTAGTCGTAAATCTTAGGAAAATAATCAGACGCATAACGAACCTCACCATCCCACTTAAACCCAAGCCATGTCACCGCATCTTTAAGCGCTTCAACGTATTTGGTATCTTCGGTGGTAGGGTTGGTATCGTCCATGCGGAGGTTACAATGCCCCTCATAATCACGTGCAATGCCAAAATTGATACAAATAGACTTAGCATGTCCAATGTGTGGAAAGCCATTAGGCTCGGGAGGAAATCTCGTTACAATGGTTTGATATTTGCCTGATTTTAAGTCCTCTTCAACTTTTACACGTAAAAAATCTTTACTCTCGCTCATGTTCTTAAAACCTTTGATGTAAAACTCTGATAGTTTGTATTTTATCATGTGGTACATTAAGAGATAATGTAATGAACATAAAGTCTAAGGCTTAGAGACTTTTTGCCATGGATAAAAATTCATTTGCAATGCGTGAGAGACGTTTATCTTTTCGATAGGCCAAGACGGCTGTTCTTTGAAGTAGTGGCTCATCAATGTTAAAGAGCATGAGTTTATCGGCTTTATCTTCTTTGATAAATTGAGGCAAGGTAAAACACGCACCAATGCCTGAAACGACAATGGAATTGGCAATATCAAACGTCTCTGTTTCACACATAATGTGTGGCTCAAAACCTGCTTTTTTAAAGATTTTATCGTAAATAGGTCTGCTTCGCTGGCTCTCTTTAGGCAAAATAAATTTCTCATTTTTGAGGTCACTCAGAGCAATCAGTGGGTAACCTTTGGCTCTTTTTTTGGCTTTTTGCGCCAGAGGATGCGTGATAGGCAATGCCAAAAGTGCTTGCTCTTCCTTCAAGATTTTATAATTTAACTCCGTGGAACTCAGAGGCAAAATAAGGGTTGCAATGTCAATGTCTCCATCAAGGAGCATTTTTTCAAGTTTGAGTGTGGAAAAGACTTGAGAGACTTTAATGTCCGCATTGGGAAATTTTTTATAAAACAAAGAGAGAGCATTGGGAATAAAATGATACCCTGTCTGTGAAAATCCCAGCCGTAATTTTCCATTTTCAAAGCCTGTGACATCCCGCATTTGTATGTTTAAATCATTGTAAAGTTCTATGATGGCATTGGCTTTTGTCAGGTAAACTTCTCCAGCATGGGTTAAACTGATGGGTGTTGTGGTGCGATCAAAGAGGGGAACACCCAACTGCTTTTCTACGGTATTAATGCTTTGGCTTAGAGAAGGTTGTGCCATTTTAAGTTTATGTGCCGCCTTGGTAAAGCTTTTTAATTTTGCAACCATGACCACACATTCTATCTGCTTTAAACTCATTTAAAACCCCTTTATTAGCATATTTTTAGAAGATATTTTATTATAGGAAAAACCTATGAGAAGATATCAAAAATCTACTTTGACTTATGAATAAAAGTGTATTAGTATTTTGCTGTCATTAAATTTAAAATGTATCTTGAAAATATAATTTTAGATTTATAAAACCATTGAGAGGAAATCTTATGAGTGAGCAGTTTACCAGAAGGGAATTTCTGCAGTCAGCCTGTATTACCATGGGTGCTTTGGCTGCAAGTACAACGGGCGTTGAAAAAGCATTTGCGGCTTCTTCACCTTCAACCAATACATCAGGTATTCCAACCTGTGATGTATTAATTATTGGCTCAGGGGCTGCGGGTCTTCGAGCTGCGGTTGCCGCACGAAAGAAAAATCCAAAGCTAAGTGTTGTGGTCGTGAGCAAGGTGATGCCTACACGAAGTGCAACCAGTATGGCAGAGGGTGGTATTAACGGGGTCATTGATTTTAGTGAGGGTGATTCATTTGAATTGCACGCTAAAGATACGGTTAAAGGAGGAGATTATCTAGTTGATCAAGATAGCGCTCTTAAATTTGCAACGTATGCCAGTGAAGCAATTCATGAACTGGATTATATAGGTATGCCATTTTCTCGAAATGCAAAAGGTCAAGTGGATAGACGTTATGCAGGCGGTGCTTCTAAAATTCGCTGTAATTTCGCCAAAGATAAAACAGGACAGATTTTAACACACACCTGTTTGGACGATGCACTTAAAAACGGGGTTAAGTTTTTGATGGAACATCAGATGCTCGAGTTAAGTATCGAGAATGGAAATTGTGAGGGTGTGGTGCTTCGCAATATTAGAACAGGTGATATTGCTCCTGTGCGTGCCAAATCGGTCGTTTTAGCCACAGGCGGGTATACCCGTGTGTTTTGGAATCGTACCTCAACACCGTATATCGCAACAGGCGATGGTGCAGCAGCAGTCTTGCGTGCAGGTTTAGCGTTTAAAGACCCTGAGATGCTTCAATTCCACCCAACAGGTGTTTGCCATGGTGGAGCACTTATTACCGAAGCCGCACGTGGCGAGGGTGGCATCTTGCTCAACAATCAAGGTGAGCGTTTGATGAAACGTTATGTGCCTAACAAAATGGAACTAGCTCCTCGTGACATTGTCTCCCGCTCCATTGAAACAGAGATTCGTGAAGGACGTGGTTTTGGGCATGACATGGAAGCGTATGTTCTTCTTGATGTAACGCATCTTGGCGAAGAAAAAATCATGAGAAACTTACCACAAATTCGCCATGTCGGGCTCTTGTTTGAAAATATAGACCTTGTGAAACAGCCTATTCCTATCCGTCCAACGGCACACTACTCTATGGGTGGTATTCACGTTACCAGCATTGATACGATGGCAACAACAGCGCCTGGTCTTTTTGCCGCAGGTGAAGCCTCATGTGTTTCTATTCATGGTGCAAATCGTTTGGGTGGTAACTCACTGTGCGATACCAATGTCACAGGAAAAATTGCAGGTATTAATGCCGCAGAGTACGCAAGTAAAGCAGATTTTGGGTCTGGAAAACGCCTCAAAGATTTAACATTAAAATGGATTAGCCATTTTAAAGAGATTACAGGTTCAGGCAAAGGCAATGTGAACGACATGTATGCGCTTCGTGAAGAGATGGGCGCTGCCAACTGGTATAACATGGGTATCTTTAGAACCGAGTCTAAATTGCTTGCACTTGCGGATAAACATGCTGAATTTCAAGCACGTTATGAAGCGCTTCGTATCCCCAATGCCAACCCAATTTTCAACACAGCCTATACAGAGTATATCGAGCTTGGTAACTTGTTGCTTGCCTCTCGTGCTGCACTGATGGGTGCGACAGCGCGCAAGGAATCACGTGGGTCTCATTACCGTGAGGATTACTTAAAACGTGATGATGCCAATTTCTTAAAACACACGATGGTCACAATGGATGAGAGCGGTAAAATGCACTTAGCTTGGAAAGATGTTGTGGTGGGTCAGTTTAAAATTGAAGAGAGGAAATACTAATGAAATTTATCATTGATCGCTTTGATGGCAAAAGAAATTATCAACAAACCTATA harbors:
- a CDS encoding glutamine--tRNA ligase/YqeY domain fusion protein, producing MSESKDFLRVKVEEDLKSGKYQTIVTRFPPEPNGFPHIGHAKSICINFGIARDYEGHCNLRMDDTNPTTEDTKYVEALKDAVTWLGFKWDGEVRYASDYFPKIYDYAVQLVKMGKAYVDSLNEEEIREYRGSVTEAGRRSVYASRSIEENLELLERMRQGEFKDGEHVLRAKIDMSAANMKMRDPLLYRIRHAHHFRTGDTWCIYPMYDFAHCLSDYIEGITHSICTLEFENNRDIYDWVLDALELTPPRPYQHEFARLGINYTVMSKRKLLELVKDNYVNGWDDPRLPTIAGYKRRGYTPESIINFCDQIGIAKANSMVDVAQLEFCIRDDLNQKVPRVMCVLDPLKVTIENYEGEEEIEASYYPHDVPKEGSRTLPFTKELYIERDDFMEHPMEGYNRFTPTQAVRLKHAYILTCKEIIKDEKGAVIELKATYHPDSKSGADTSGIKTKSAIHWVSAKHAKEVEVRLYERLYRVDAPDGLEDLNPDSLHVNTHALIEPAVISEKIDVRFQFERQGYFYADPIDYTDAKPVFNKIVGLKDSWAKKAEAPKHTPKIEAKKAHIEGDVAPMNEDELARFERYTKSGLNAEIANTLARDEKLSAFYDATLLHVNSPVSSANIVANEVARELKKELPLRFTAQDVAELVKMLDEGVISSKIAKEVFEVMVQTGEKPLSIVESKGLKQISDPAVIEPLIDDIMAKNPENVAKYKAGNTNLFGFFVGQVLKLSGGKANPSIVNELISKKLNHG
- a CDS encoding LysR family transcriptional regulator, with the translated sequence MSLKQIECVVMVAKLKSFTKAAHKLKMAQPSLSQSINTVEKQLGVPLFDRTTTPISLTHAGEVYLTKANAIIELYNDLNIQMRDVTGFENGKLRLGFSQTGYHFIPNALSLFYKKFPNADIKVSQVFSTLKLEKMLLDGDIDIATLILPLSSTELNYKILKEEQALLALPITHPLAQKAKKRAKGYPLIALSDLKNEKFILPKESQRSRPIYDKIFKKAGFEPHIMCETETFDIANSIVVSGIGACFTLPQFIKEDKADKLMLFNIDEPLLQRTAVLAYRKDKRLSRIANEFLSMAKSL
- the sdhA gene encoding 8-methylmenaquinol:fumarate reductase flavoprotein subunit, whose amino-acid sequence is MSEQFTRREFLQSACITMGALAASTTGVEKAFAASSPSTNTSGIPTCDVLIIGSGAAGLRAAVAARKKNPKLSVVVVSKVMPTRSATSMAEGGINGVIDFSEGDSFELHAKDTVKGGDYLVDQDSALKFATYASEAIHELDYIGMPFSRNAKGQVDRRYAGGASKIRCNFAKDKTGQILTHTCLDDALKNGVKFLMEHQMLELSIENGNCEGVVLRNIRTGDIAPVRAKSVVLATGGYTRVFWNRTSTPYIATGDGAAAVLRAGLAFKDPEMLQFHPTGVCHGGALITEAARGEGGILLNNQGERLMKRYVPNKMELAPRDIVSRSIETEIREGRGFGHDMEAYVLLDVTHLGEEKIMRNLPQIRHVGLLFENIDLVKQPIPIRPTAHYSMGGIHVTSIDTMATTAPGLFAAGEASCVSIHGANRLGGNSLCDTNVTGKIAGINAAEYASKADFGSGKRLKDLTLKWISHFKEITGSGKGNVNDMYALREEMGAANWYNMGIFRTESKLLALADKHAEFQARYEALRIPNANPIFNTAYTEYIELGNLLLASRAALMGATARKESRGSHYREDYLKRDDANFLKHTMVTMDESGKMHLAWKDVVVGQFKIEERKY